In Coraliomargarita sinensis, the genomic stretch GTGTTGCCCGCGAGCATGCCCTCGTCGTTGCCGGAGTCGCCCGCGACGAGAATGTTCTCCAGCGGGAAGCCCCACTTGTAGGCCATCTGACGGATGCTCAAGCCACTTCCTGCACGGGAAGGGATGATATCAAGAAACATCCCGAGCGAGACGATCACTTTGACGCGCAGTCCCGCCTCGCGGAGGTGGCGCTTGATGGCGGGCAGCTTCGGCGCGACACTGAAGTCGGCCCGGTAGCTGATCTTGTACTCCGATTGTTCGTGCTCCTCCTGCGGGTAAAGCCCCTCGATCAAATCGAGCACCTCATGCACACGATCCGGTTCCCAGCGGAAGTCGATGTGCTTCTGCCAGCGGCGGTCCAGGGTGAAGTTCTTACCGTAATAAATTTCCGTGCCAACCGCGCAGATGAGCACCTCCGGTTGAGGCATGCCGTAGTCCTTCATCAACTGCATGACATCGTCGAAGCGGCGGCCGGTCGCGATGCCGAAGCCGATATTGTCTTCCGCATCGGTGATGAGTTGGAAGAACTCGTGCATGGCGTCGTCGTTACCCGTCAGGGTGTTGTCGATATCGGCGATGATGAGGCGGTCGATATTCTTCAGTCGGCGCGGCGTCCGCTTGGAGGGCAAGCCTACTGGAGGCTCGGATTGTTTGAGAATCTCCTCAACATCCCGCATGTAGCGATCACAGTGCCGTTCCCAGGAGTAGTGCTTGTGCACGTTTTCCACACCGGCCTCCGACCACTCTTCCCACTGACCCGGTTCGATCAGGGTATGGAGGAGCGCCTTTTCGATGGCTTTCGGATCGAAGGGATCGACCAGCATGCCGTTCTTACAGTTGGCAATGATATCGCTGGGGCCGCCGTCGTTGGTCGCGACGATGGGGGCGCCGCTGGCGGCCGCTTCCAGCAGGGTCAGGCCGAATGGCTCGGTCATGGCCGCGTTGATAAAGACCCCGCGCGAGCGGGTCACGGCCCGGTAGAGCGCTGGCACATCCTCGGATTTGTGCCGCTTGGGATAAGCGACCTTGCCGTAGAGGTCGTAGACGTCGATCAGGGTCAGTACGTTCTGCAGGACGTTGCGCTGCCCCGGAGGCATGTCCCGCAAGTCGTCCCGGCTCCCCATGATCAGGACGAGGTTGGCCTCACGCTGCAGGCGTGGCGACTCGCCGTAGGCGCGTACCAGCATCTCCAAATTCTTGCGTTCGTCCGGTCGCGCCATGGCTGCGATCATCGGCTTCTCGGGTTCGTGCAAAAAGCTCTTGATCGAGACTTCCAGGTCGGTCTCTTTATCGCCCTTTCTCGGTGTGTGGAACGAACTGAGGTCGACCCCCGGCGGAATCACTTCCATGCGCTCCGGGACGTAGTGTTCGTAGTGTTCGTATTGCTCACGTACTTCCTGGTGGGTGCTGGTGCAGATTAAGGAGCAGCTTTCGAGAGCAAACTCCTCGCCCTCGATTCGCGCCGAGATGTTATAGTTGGACTCAATCTTATCTTCGCTGACGCCGGACTCGATCAGCCGCTCCCGTTTGATCCGGCCCAGCGAATGCCCCGTAAAGACAAACGGCACCCCCAGGAGTCTGGCAAGCTGGCCGCCCCCGTAGCCGGCATCCGCGTAATGCCCGTGAATCACATCCGGCACCGTGTCGGTTCGGCGAAAATGATTCAGGCACTGGTCGACAAAAACCTCCATGTAGGGCCAGAGTTTTGTCTTGCTCAGATAACGCTTGGGACCGAACGGGATCCGTATAATGGAGACTTTGTCAGAAAGTGCTTCTTCCAGCACGGCGTAGTCTTCGGACACGCGCTCGTCGACGACCTGCCGTGTAATTAAATCAACCTGATGGATGTCGTCGCGCTCGCCAAGTGCCTTGGCCAGTTCCAGAACATAACGGGTCTGTCCTCCAGTATCCTCGTCGCGGCCGAGTTCGAGATTTTTGCCACGGATCAATCCATGAAGACTGATGAGGGCGATACGGATTCCGTTATCTTTAGCCATTGTATTTTTTGGTTAGGTTGTTTCTGGGAGAAAAAGACTTCAATTGCAGGCGTGAAGCTGTGTTTGACCTACCGCGATGAACGATTAAGGCAGGGTCATGGAATATTTCAACCCTCAAGCAGGAATCGGGCCTAGTGTGCTGGCCAGCGATTTGGATGGCACCCTCATTCCCCTTGAGTGGGAGCAGGACAATCGTGAGGCGCTCGAAGAATTGTCCAAAGTCTTTGAGCGTCCTGATCGGACCTTGGTCTTTGCCACGGGACGGCCCTTCGACTCGGTGATGGAAGCGATCCGTGAGATCCCGCTTCCCGAACCAGATTGGATCGTCTGTGATGTCGGCAGCCGCATCATGCACCATAAGAACGGGGAATGGAAGGAGATGGCCGCCTATGATAAACACCTGAATGAGATCACCGCGGGGGTCTCGCGCAAAGATGTGGAAGCAGCACTCGATGGTATCGAAGGGCTTTCCCTCCAGATCCCCGAGCACCAGACCGAAGTCAAGATCAGCTACGAATGTGAAGGTGCTCAGCTGGAAGTGACGCTGGAAGAAGTCGCGGCCCGGGTTCGCGACCTGCCCTATACCAGCATGGGAAGTGTCGATCCTTTCCGGAATTGCGGCTTGATCGATGTCATGCCTGGGCGGGTAAGCAAAGCCTACGCGTTGATCTGGCTCACGACACACGCTGACTTTATGCCCGACGATGTCATCTATGCCGGTGACTCCGGCAATGACCTCGCTGCCCTTGCTGCCGGCTTCCGCGCTATTGTTGTGGCCAATGCCAGTGAGGGTCTCGTCGGAAAAGTGTCCACCCTTCAGAAGGAGCGGGGTATCCCGAAAGAGCGCCTTTATGCGGCCAGGACTTCGGCCAGCAGTGGCGTGCTGGAAGGCTGCCGCCACTTCGGACTGTTGGGATAGGGGGAACGGCACTTGGTTGAGCTTTTCCCTCGTAGTGGTGTGCTTCAGCCACCACAGTCGACGTTTGTCGGATCTGGCGTGCGAGCGGTGGCTCACCGCTACGTTTGCTGCAGTTCAGACTCAACCGGTCTTATCGAAGTGCCATTCGGGAAAGGGACGATTTTGGTAGGGT encodes the following:
- a CDS encoding HAD-IIB family hydrolase, translated to MAKDNGIRIALISLHGLIRGKNLELGRDEDTGGQTRYVLELAKALGERDDIHQVDLITRQVVDERVSEDYAVLEEALSDKVSIIRIPFGPKRYLSKTKLWPYMEVFVDQCLNHFRRTDTVPDVIHGHYADAGYGGGQLARLLGVPFVFTGHSLGRIKRERLIESGVSEDKIESNYNISARIEGEEFALESCSLICTSTHQEVREQYEHYEHYVPERMEVIPPGVDLSSFHTPRKGDKETDLEVSIKSFLHEPEKPMIAAMARPDERKNLEMLVRAYGESPRLQREANLVLIMGSRDDLRDMPPGQRNVLQNVLTLIDVYDLYGKVAYPKRHKSEDVPALYRAVTRSRGVFINAAMTEPFGLTLLEAAASGAPIVATNDGGPSDIIANCKNGMLVDPFDPKAIEKALLHTLIEPGQWEEWSEAGVENVHKHYSWERHCDRYMRDVEEILKQSEPPVGLPSKRTPRRLKNIDRLIIADIDNTLTGNDDAMHEFFQLITDAEDNIGFGIATGRRFDDVMQLMKDYGMPQPEVLICAVGTEIYYGKNFTLDRRWQKHIDFRWEPDRVHEVLDLIEGLYPQEEHEQSEYKISYRADFSVAPKLPAIKRHLREAGLRVKVIVSLGMFLDIIPSRAGSGLSIRQMAYKWGFPLENILVAGDSGNDEGMLAGNTLGVVVGNYSEELEKLRRYPRVYFAEAGHAAGIIEGVRYYNFLDKITIPNDKPPATDA
- a CDS encoding HAD-IIB family hydrolase, with amino-acid sequence MEYFNPQAGIGPSVLASDLDGTLIPLEWEQDNREALEELSKVFERPDRTLVFATGRPFDSVMEAIREIPLPEPDWIVCDVGSRIMHHKNGEWKEMAAYDKHLNEITAGVSRKDVEAALDGIEGLSLQIPEHQTEVKISYECEGAQLEVTLEEVAARVRDLPYTSMGSVDPFRNCGLIDVMPGRVSKAYALIWLTTHADFMPDDVIYAGDSGNDLAALAAGFRAIVVANASEGLVGKVSTLQKERGIPKERLYAARTSASSGVLEGCRHFGLLG